The Glycine soja cultivar W05 chromosome 15, ASM419377v2, whole genome shotgun sequence region CTTCCTTCCTATGTCTTTTAATGTTTtagctttctatttttttctcaaaacatttgatattttttaattttaaagtttaactaatgtattttttctcaaatatatctttatttaatatctATCACTAGTGGTACAAGTATTAAAGgttaaagtattaaataataattttttaatttaaatataacaatattttactttattaaatatttattaatttatgtatgataatcttaaacattaaaaaaataggaaaaggaTATTGTAGTAACAAAGTTGTAGATACTCACTTGATCCCCTTTAATATTTGTTtcgaaaaatttaaatatccaTCGATAGATGTGATTATTTGAGTTTGACAACTCTATTCTTTGTTTCTAAAAATCCAATTTTCAATCCCCTCACTTGAAAGGcaattttctttccatttaaTATCTTTTCGCCGCAAATCAATGCAATCATAGTCCCGTGTCCTCCCAACACATGGAAACAATAATATATGTCATTCACGTAAAGAAAGCTAAAGCATAATGATACAAatctcataaaaataaaataaaattttaattttcgtatattattaatacaaaataatgacactattaattaattaaaaattattttaaatataaattttaaagtatttattataaaaaattatatatttatcatatattaacGATATGTAgttaaacaataatataaaagacttattcattattttgtgtattttaattaaattcaataaaaaagatCGTGCAAATGCTAATATATAGGAAGGGAAATGTTAATCAATTTGGACACTTTATAGATCTTCAAGGATGTTAGAgatctaatttaattttgtctctaagatgaaaagaaagtttcattaaatctttttaatttgatatcGTGTCAGATTAAAATAGGTctagttaattaattagtggATATATACTACTTAGATTGAAAATGCTTTTGAGGTTATTATTCTTGTTGTTATTACTGTTGTTGTATGTCTGTGATAAATTAACACGTGTCaacgtataaaaaaatatcacttgtgtcaaattatatttggatcattacttttcactcattAGAGCAAACTTAGATAGAGTTGTCCTGTTCTCAATCAATCCTTTTATAATCTTGTTAATGTCACATTGCCACCTACGAAAAATAGAATAGAAAGAAGATATTTTATGTGCGTATTATTTGGTATAAAACTTTTGTAAGGTGAAAAAATatgatacattttaaaaataatataattgtctCCTTTTACCATTATCTTATTATCTTATTGAAATTAAGTTAGTTTTTTTAAGCAGAAATTAAGTTACATTTTAAGTTACCTATTCTTTAACATTTAGCAATTTacgttaaataattaataatatatatgctTGTCATTATCTTACTAAATGTCTCATTTCAGGTTAATCTGATTCCATCCTAATTAAGTATGTCTTAAttaaatctctctctctctctctctttatatatatatatatatataattaaacttatttgaatttaaagacaatttacttttaaaaaactgGACCCGTTAAAATTTagagattaaataaataaataaaaagtataactCCTCGCAACCCATTATGGGAATATCCCTAATGGTATTGAATATTGATGATATTAAGATCTACTTATTTGTTACAGTTATactattctaatttattttttaaattgtacttattataatataaaatgtcaGCATTTAAAAGTAACATTATGTTGGGTACACTCAGCATGGACAGATGTACTAGCTAGCTGTGGGCTTGTAGCCGTGCTCATGTAGAAGAAAATGCACATTTAACAGTATTAAAAATAAgcattgtttttgtttaaaaaaaatgctcatATATAAAACAcctttacataataaatataaattcttattattaaaaataaatcaattctcGTGGATATCTTAATATTCCTATTatcactattttttataattatacccATGTCTCTAAAGgtttcataaaatattaaatcaatttatcaatttagataaaaatgaattttcacttaaatttaatcaattaatataaaatacaatgatatatttataaaataaaagaatcttTGATCGATTAagttatgtttaaaattatcagaattaaaaaaactgcattgttatatatatattgtttcttGATATTTCTAAAATTATACTCTGTTTTACATGTATTTCTTACCACCTTCTCTTTATACGAgtgataaagatttaaaattttactcagTTTCCaccgtctctctctctctctctctctatatatatatatatataaccctaTGAATAAAGTAAAAAGCACCTTagataatttattgaaaaaaaaagaagtgttaGGGGCAAAAAGGATATAGGAACACTGTATAAATAGTGATTCTCTAAATCATTAAGGTCACTCGTAAATCGAGAGGCAAAAGTACTTTATTGTTGTGTTTATAAATTTAGGCTAATTAATGAGCCATATCTAAAACGTGTTTGTGAGGAGAAGATATTCTTCCAACAAATTGCAGGTTGCAAAAGTATCCCCCGCCAACACACGACCTTTACCTTCAACATAAAGCGCATTttcattacattattttttttggtaaagatTTTCATTAAATGCAAGCTGAAttggaaaacatatttttttttggaaagagaTGAACAATCCGAAAAAGGATTTagtttcttcctcttcttctttttagagGAAGTTGGAGTTGGTTAAAGTTAGAACATATGTATCCGTAGCGGTAGtggtattaaaatattttctaagatctattttttttcaaataaagaaACATTGTTTCTACAAACAACAATAGTTACACGTaagtatttaaataatttttccacATATATTCATTGTAGAAGAAAGTCAAAAGGTActacaaattgatttttttccttctatacatcaaaatcaatttatctacttaacttttatagaaCTTCTCTCGTTTAACTTAAAAAACAACAACTAAGGTATACATTTGATTTTAGCTTAAATGAAAAGTTCAattcattgttttttatttttgtttcttataagtATTTATGACAATTTATCTAAACAATGATTAtatcttatttttgaaaattgaaacaagTGTCATATGATAAAATTGTTCTTAAAGTGGTGATCTTTAAATGATAACGAATGCTTTTACtactattaattattagtttattatacTCGTAAGATAATAAAATTTCACATGTAACAGCTAGGAGTGTTTATGATCTATCCCGTCTTAGTAACCTGCCTTGATATGGAGTTAATTCAAACgaatttagattttaaaaattaaatttaaaatagttcAGGAACgtatttaaatttgatcttgACTTTTGTTCTTAActcatgaataaaattatatattagtaataattattgcaattttattttatctaactctaaattaattttttttaattgaaattaaaattaaaatgcccTTACATTTATCCAACATATTACAATAGTCAAAATTCCTTAGACTAATAGTAGCTTCgaatcataaataaaatgaatctttAATACAAAAGTAGATGAAAGAACACCCATAATCTTTGAGACATTACAATCTTATATAAATGCTGAATCAAATAAAATCCCTTTTATATGAACAAGAAGAAAGAAGCTATTAGGGGATAGGTTTTTGGTTGTGTAGGGGAAAGTATCCCATGGTGGTGGTCACATAGTAAACTCTTGTGACCTTTTGCCCCTTTTAAGGAAGATCCTCCTTTTATGCCACGTGGGGCCAATAGCATCTATCTCGTGCTCTTTTTTCACATATGTTGTCATCATCGGTCAGCCACAGCCCACAACacgactaattaattaattaattaataaattaatgaactaatctttgctttatttttttggtctGACTAAGCGgataattgttaaaaaattaaaacatgaaaatatttactgtaaaaattataaaaaaatacaaaaatatggtaaataatataatttttcatttctcaataaaaatatttttattttaaatttaaacactaattaacatttattttatttttttcatcaagtCTAATAAGAAAGGACAACTCTGTCATATCTCCCATACTCTATTTGACTCCCATTATTCCACATGTTGAAATTCAAGGTCATTTTCGTCTTTTcagaattttctctctttcactaCTCACCCCTAATAAAACTCCACCTGCTCCCAAGCTCAGTTCCAAATCAGCACAATTTTCCAATTCCTGAGATTCTCtctcttaaaatataaaataaatatttatatttaaggcgaatgaaaacaaaaaaaaaaaagagggattATATATATTTGGTAATTTTTGTGGGATGTGTTGGCGggtgcatataaataaataaaaccaaccaACAAACTCACAGACCAATAAAAGAAGCCCCCCAGAGAGACagtcgagagagagagagagagtgagaagAAAACAGAAACAAAACGCTGTCTGTGCgagttagagagagagagagaaaccccAGAAAATCAGAAAATCTAACCcccattttttctctctttagttTCCATTTGATCGGAGTCTCTCATTGTGGTTTCCGATTAGCGTCGAATCAGCTCCGTTCTCCGGATTGGCTCGGTGCAATGGAGCAGTACGGCCGGTCCAGTGAAGGTTCGCGGTCTGATCCGTCGCCGGAATGGGCCGGGCCCGAAGCCCAAACCGGGCTCGAAGGTATCTAATTAATCTATTTAGCTATTGTGTTTTTGGTGTTTGTGATTTAAGGGTTTTTTTCGGGGATGTGAAGCTGGTTCGATCTTGATTGTGGAAAATGCAGAGCCCATGTGGCAATTGGGAATGGGTGGTGCTGGGGAGGAATCGTATCCGCAACGCCCCGATGAGGTTGATTGCACTTACTATTTGAGGACTGGCTTCTGTGGCTTCGGTTCCCGCTGTCGGTTCAACCATCCTCGTGATCGTGCCGCGGTAACTATTCTTCTTCTTGCTTTAAAGGGTTTTCATGATGTCATTGCGTGCTTTTATGTTCGCAATTTGGTCTGATCTTGCTGAAAATCGCGATGTTTTTCGTTTTCACTGAGTATAAGGTGTTTGCATTGTGCACTATGATTTGGTGTTTTGTAATTTGTTTATGTTTATGTGTTGTTTAGGTTGCTGGAGCTGAGAGGACCACAGGGGAGTATCCGGAACGAGTAGGCCAGCCTGTGTGCCAGGTGCTGTTTATGGTTCTGCTGAATGGTTGAGTTTGGTGGTTCACACTGTAAttcattgcttttttttttttttttgtgaaataatgCCGTTGAGGATGGATGGAGTGTggttatgttttttgttttcgttGTTCTTGAAGTTCGTGACTATATCTGCTGATGGTTAAAATGCAGTATTACATGAGGACAAGAACATGCAAATTTGGTTCGTCTTGCAAGTACCACCACCCCAGGCAGGCAGGAGGCACTGCTGCTACTCCCATGTCACTAAGTTATTATGGATATCCATTGCGACCGGTCTGTGTCACTTTTTTGAATTTACTTACATAAGGCTAAGAGTGTTTTGTGAATGTTCAGTTTTGTTTTCTGACAGTGGAAAGATTTTGATCTGAATTTGAATGTTtataaatgataatgataacagGGTGAGAAGGAGTGTTCCTATTATGTGAAAACAGGACAATGCAAGTTTGGTGCAACTTGTAAATTCCATCATCCAGTTCCTGCTGGCGTCCAAATTCCAGCACCATCGCCAGTTGCCCCATCGCCTTTGCCTGTACCGGTACCTTCGCCGTTATATTCAACCATGCAGCCCCCACCTGGTCCTTCGTCCCAGCAAATTGGGGTGCTGGTTGCAAGGCCTCCTATGTTGCCTGGCTCATTAGTCCAGAGCCCCTATGGACCTGTGGTACTGTCACCTGCCATGGTACCTATTTCTGGCTGGGGTCCTTATCAAGTAGGTCaagcttttctttttgattGCTCAGTCAAATTACATGTGCATTCATTGAAGCCATTAACTATTGAGTTCTTGGTGCAGGCTTCTGCGACAGGTGCTGTTCATCCTTCTGGTACTCCATCTAATGTTGGTTCACCACAGCTTTATGGGATAACCCAACTACCTTCACCAGTAGCTGCCTATCCTGGACCTTATCAACCTTCTGGTTCCCCAGTTGGTCCTTCAAGCAGTAGTCAGAAGGAGCAGGCATTTCCAGAAAGGTCTAACCAACCAGAATATCAGTATTATCCGAAAACAGGGGAGGTTAAATTTGGTCCATCATATAGGTATAACCCTCCACCGGACATGAGTGCACCAAAAGCAAATGTGATTCTTAGTCCTGCAGGTCTTCCTTTGCGCCCGGTAATGGATGCCTCTCAACTTTGTTGTAATATATGGCGCCTTTTATTGAGTTGTGAATTACATATGCATGATCCATCTCCCCTCTTCCACATAGTAGGAAAAGGCTTTGCTGTTGTTGATCCATCTTCCCTCCAACAGAGTTCTATAGCTTCCAGAGATCAAACTAGCTATTTGTGAATTATAACCAAATTGACTtcttattgttttgttttcaatttcaatagcTTTTTGGGAGATTTGAAACATGATCACTGAAACCCAAGTTTAGTTTGCAATTCATGCTTGAGAACAAATCATAGTGAACCATTATTCCTTGTTTTTGTGCTTTGGTTATTTTTAAGATACACTTTTCTGGGATGGTGagcctttttatttattctttcatGTGTCAGGCATTCATGTTGGGTCATATCATGCCTGTACCATCTTTAAAATGTAGATGAAAGATCATTTGATGAATTGATATCAAGAATGCCTAGTGAATGAGTGTTTTAATCATTAAGTTGGATGATATTTGAACTCTTACATCTTTTGTCTATTGGGGATTCTTCTAGAAGAATTTGAAAGCACAGAGGTAAGACTGTTTTAATATTGTCGCCTTGGGCTTGATTGTACCTTTATGAGAGTGGAATTCCCACTTTGTCATACATTCCTTTTAGTGGGGCTTCCTGTTCCTTTCTTTTGGTGTatgttatgttaaatatttttgtctCATCACTATAGCTGCACCCAGTGGTAAAAGTTCAGTTAGAAAGATCTTCAAAATCTCTGTGTGGATATGTTCTCTTCCTGAGTAAGGAGTGCTGTGTACTATAAACATTTAAAACTTACCATGACTCTTTTAAGTTTGTAAGAAAGCACTGAAGCATCATAAATTCTTGTGATTGATGTTATCAAGTTCTGTTGTATTTGAGTGCTACTCTGATTAGTTTCTTCACATTAATGTATTGATAataaagggttttttttttttgtactccTTAAGGCAATTTCATGAGTCGTGCATATTATAGTTAGATCTACTACCAATAATGAATTTGTGTATTTCATGTTTATCCTTTTATGGCCGGCATATATATCTTTCCCATATATATGGAAGATTTCATTTTTTAGTACATGAAAGTTTTACAATTCCTCTTTCAGTAGCTTGCTTGTAGATTATAATTTATGATCTCTTGTATGTTAACATGCTATTGGTTACTGGGTAATGATCTTATGATATCTTTAGTGCCTGTTACAGCGGTATTATCAAGATGTACTTTGTATGAAATTGTTTTTGAAGTATGTTATTCATACATAGGGTGATAAGTTGCTACTTTGAATCAGAACAACACTAGGTCACTAACCTATTTGTTCCAAATTTCAAGCCTTAGCAATTATAATCTGTATGTCATATGCACATCTAGGGCTTGCAAACTCaggagttaaaaataaaatactgatTCCAAACCAGGAACGGTTTGGTACAGTATTTGAT contains the following coding sequences:
- the LOC114388193 gene encoding zinc finger CCCH domain-containing protein 34-like codes for the protein MEQYGRSSEGSRSDPSPEWAGPEAQTGLEEPMWQLGMGGAGEESYPQRPDEVDCTYYLRTGFCGFGSRCRFNHPRDRAAVAGAERTTGEYPERVGQPVCQYYMRTRTCKFGSSCKYHHPRQAGGTAATPMSLSYYGYPLRPGEKECSYYVKTGQCKFGATCKFHHPVPAGVQIPAPSPVAPSPLPVPVPSPLYSTMQPPPGPSSQQIGVLVARPPMLPGSLVQSPYGPVVLSPAMVPISGWGPYQASATGAVHPSGTPSNVGSPQLYGITQLPSPVAAYPGPYQPSGSPVGPSSSSQKEQAFPERSNQPEYQYYPKTGEVKFGPSYRYNPPPDMSAPKANVILSPAGLPLRPGAAPACIHYAQHGVCKFGSACKFDHHMGSLSYSPSASSLADMPVAPYPVGSTISTLAPSSSSSELRPELTSGSSKESVPSRMSSSTLTGSIGLTLSTGGPISQSSTQPPSQSSGPLATVISTTSSNVSPTST